One window from the genome of Streptomyces sp. WZ-12 encodes:
- a CDS encoding SPFH domain-containing protein — protein MTATTPAPHGAGDAPEMPEPQVRERAAHSIPGGLALLLTVLGVALGLVVIIVGGILGNNGNNAAGVPLVIVGILLLVGSFFCMTGVKMVAPGEARVIQLFGRYVGTIRTDGLRWVNPLTSARRISTRVRNHETSVLKVNDAYGNPIELAAIVVWKVEDTAQALFEVDDFLEFVATQTEAAVRHIAIEYPYDAHDEGGLSLRGNAEEITEKLAVELTARVQAAGVQIIETRFSHLAYAPEIASAMLQRQQAGAVVAARQQIVEGAVGMVESALERINEQGIVELDEERKAAMVSNLMVVLCGDRAAQPVLNTGSLYQ, from the coding sequence ATGACCGCTACGACACCCGCTCCGCACGGCGCCGGGGACGCCCCGGAGATGCCCGAGCCGCAGGTCCGCGAGCGGGCCGCGCACAGCATCCCGGGCGGACTGGCCCTGCTGCTGACCGTCCTGGGCGTCGCCCTCGGCCTCGTCGTGATCATCGTCGGCGGGATCCTGGGCAACAACGGCAACAACGCGGCCGGCGTCCCGCTGGTGATCGTCGGGATCCTGCTGCTCGTTGGCTCCTTCTTCTGCATGACCGGCGTGAAGATGGTGGCGCCGGGCGAGGCCCGGGTGATCCAGCTCTTCGGCCGGTACGTCGGCACCATCCGCACCGACGGCCTGCGGTGGGTCAACCCGCTCACCTCGGCCCGCAGGATCTCCACCCGGGTCCGCAACCACGAGACCTCGGTCCTCAAGGTCAACGACGCGTACGGCAACCCGATCGAGCTGGCCGCGATCGTCGTCTGGAAGGTCGAGGACACCGCCCAGGCGCTCTTCGAGGTCGACGACTTCCTGGAGTTCGTCGCCACCCAGACCGAGGCCGCGGTCCGGCACATCGCCATCGAGTACCCCTACGACGCCCACGACGAGGGCGGCCTCTCGCTGCGCGGCAACGCCGAGGAGATCACCGAGAAGCTGGCCGTGGAGCTGACCGCCCGGGTCCAGGCCGCCGGCGTGCAGATCATCGAGACCCGCTTCAGCCACCTCGCCTACGCCCCGGAGATCGCCTCCGCGATGCTCCAGCGGCAGCAGGCCGGCGCGGTCGTCGCGGCCCGCCAGCAGATCGTCGAGGGCGCCGTGGGCATGGTCGAGTCGGCCCTGGAGCGCATCAACGAACAGGGCATCGTCGAGCTGGACGAGGAGCGCAAGGCCGCCATGGTCAGCAACCTGATGGTGGTGCTGTGCGGCGACCGCGCCGCCCAGCCGGTGCTGAACACGGGCTCGCTGTACCAGTGA
- a CDS encoding type VII secretion target translates to MSTSKVDPKALRTAATHGEEMQAGLGTGLGNLDAHHQGVRGQTEGFQFVAELMKTQQSWHDRLSDVRKECGEVARSLRGSADNYEKNDEATAKSFTRPGAGSSVAVRPAAQSAARFNSPFG, encoded by the coding sequence TTGTCGACCAGCAAAGTCGATCCAAAGGCACTGCGCACGGCCGCCACTCACGGCGAAGAGATGCAAGCCGGACTGGGAACCGGCCTTGGCAATCTCGATGCGCACCATCAGGGAGTGCGGGGGCAGACGGAAGGGTTTCAGTTCGTCGCGGAGCTGATGAAAACGCAGCAGAGTTGGCATGATCGCCTCAGCGACGTCCGGAAGGAGTGCGGCGAGGTCGCACGCTCGCTCAGGGGCTCGGCCGACAACTACGAGAAGAACGACGAGGCAACCGCAAAGTCGTTCACCCGGCCTGGCGCCGGAAGTTCCGTTGCCGTCCGCCCTGCGGCGCAGAGCGCTGCCCGCTTCAACAGCCCCTTTGGGTGA
- a CDS encoding alpha/beta hydrolase: protein MPLTIRDIQNLGFSALESAKEEWAQVARRLGGYGDRVDGHMRRPLQHEWSGSAADAAQKRMGRLSENFQFGSQECALIETALDGVITELRTQQKKLHQSLDEAIQKGYKIAPTGEVMYASEGDVPTGDPDAGTPAKEQERRGLEENIIGVLRNASEIDARYCIALARLRVGRGLSVDHLESMRDASDISKISGVAVGLESTPKKGTDPKIVRNWWNGLSKEEQEEQLALNPSVIGNLDGIPARTRDKANRVNLDRLIAMYPPGSRVTPTVARQREGFEAIRNRLEGDSGKEPEPLLLGIGPEGQGRAILSYGDPDTADNVAAYVPGFNTQLRDVGGPDGDRAKNVWDSARKADGGQHRTASIVWLGYDAPQGGTDRLAETDLGVADEERGKQGGADFGKFLDGIHATHQGEKPHVTAIGHSYGSFTVGQAAQREGGIPADDIVLVGSPGTGAQRADQLGVGADHVWVGAADSDPVTHTPSDSEVAGQMFGGPFGGIIAHLGDPHEVHFGQDPASTEFGGRRFSVDDGVPWSSHSNYFDDGEETSGESLNNMGRIVAGTPEKVTSEERR from the coding sequence ATGCCGCTGACGATCCGAGATATCCAGAACCTCGGCTTCTCCGCGCTGGAGAGCGCGAAGGAAGAATGGGCACAGGTCGCCCGACGCCTCGGGGGCTACGGCGACCGCGTTGACGGCCATATGCGCCGCCCCTTGCAGCACGAGTGGTCCGGGAGCGCAGCCGATGCGGCGCAGAAGCGCATGGGGAGGCTGAGCGAGAACTTTCAGTTCGGCAGCCAGGAATGCGCTCTCATCGAGACGGCCCTGGACGGGGTCATCACCGAACTTCGAACGCAGCAGAAGAAGCTCCACCAGTCATTGGACGAAGCCATCCAGAAGGGCTACAAAATCGCGCCGACCGGCGAGGTCATGTACGCCAGCGAGGGCGATGTTCCCACCGGAGACCCCGACGCGGGAACGCCGGCGAAGGAACAGGAGCGGCGCGGCCTTGAAGAGAACATCATCGGCGTTCTGCGCAACGCCTCGGAGATAGACGCCCGCTACTGCATCGCCCTGGCGAGACTGCGGGTCGGTCGTGGGCTTTCCGTGGACCATCTGGAGTCGATGCGCGACGCCTCGGACATTTCCAAGATTTCTGGAGTGGCCGTCGGGCTCGAATCAACTCCCAAGAAGGGAACCGACCCGAAGATCGTCCGGAACTGGTGGAACGGCCTGAGCAAGGAAGAGCAGGAGGAGCAGCTGGCGCTCAATCCGAGCGTCATCGGAAACCTCGACGGAATTCCGGCCAGGACTCGTGACAAGGCGAATCGGGTCAATCTCGACCGGCTGATCGCCATGTACCCACCGGGTTCGCGCGTGACGCCAACGGTGGCGCGGCAGCGCGAGGGTTTCGAGGCGATCAGGAATCGTCTCGAAGGGGATTCCGGTAAGGAACCCGAACCCCTGCTGCTCGGCATCGGGCCAGAAGGACAGGGACGAGCCATTCTGTCGTACGGTGACCCCGACACGGCGGACAACGTCGCCGCCTACGTGCCTGGGTTCAATACCCAGCTCAGAGATGTCGGGGGTCCGGACGGGGATCGCGCCAAGAATGTGTGGGACTCGGCACGGAAAGCCGATGGCGGGCAACACCGAACGGCTTCCATCGTATGGCTGGGATACGACGCCCCGCAGGGCGGCACCGACAGGCTCGCCGAGACCGACCTTGGAGTCGCGGATGAAGAGCGGGGAAAGCAGGGCGGCGCGGACTTCGGGAAGTTCCTCGACGGTATTCACGCCACGCACCAGGGCGAAAAGCCGCACGTGACGGCCATTGGGCACAGTTATGGGTCATTTACCGTGGGGCAGGCGGCTCAACGCGAGGGCGGAATTCCCGCGGACGACATCGTCTTGGTGGGCAGTCCAGGCACCGGGGCCCAGCGGGCCGACCAGCTTGGGGTAGGCGCTGACCATGTGTGGGTAGGCGCAGCGGACAGCGATCCGGTTACCCATACACCGTCCGACAGCGAAGTCGCCGGACAGATGTTCGGCGGCCCCTTTGGAGGCATCATTGCGCATCTGGGCGATCCGCATGAAGTGCACTTCGGGCAGGATCCGGCCAGCACGGAGTTCGGCGGGCGACGGTTTTCCGTGGACGACGGCGTGCCCTGGAGTTCGCACTCAAATTACTTCGATGACGGCGAGGAGACCAGCGGCGAGTCGCTGAACAACATGGGAAGAATCGTGGCTGGAACTCCGGAAAAAGTCACCTCTGAAGAGAGGCGATGA
- a CDS encoding ABC transporter ATP-binding protein, with protein sequence MTPAGSLLEARALHKAYGPTPALDGADFSIHSGEVVAVMGPSGSGKSTLLHCLAGIIRPDSGSVRYGSHALTDLSDGRRSALRRTDFGFVFQFGQLVPELTCLENVALPLRLNGTKRKEAERQARHWLERLEVDGVAGKRPGEVSGGQGQRVAVARALAGRPRVVFADEPTGALDSLNGERVMGLLTDAARESNAAVVLVTHEARVAAYADREVVVRDGIAREMAGTA encoded by the coding sequence ATGACCCCGGCCGGTTCCCTGCTCGAAGCCCGTGCGCTGCACAAGGCGTACGGGCCGACGCCCGCGCTCGACGGCGCGGACTTCTCCATCCACTCCGGCGAGGTCGTCGCCGTCATGGGCCCCTCCGGGTCCGGGAAGTCGACCCTGCTGCACTGCCTCGCCGGGATCATCCGCCCCGACTCCGGGTCCGTGCGCTACGGCTCGCACGCCCTGACCGACCTCAGCGATGGCCGGCGCAGTGCCCTGCGCCGCACCGACTTCGGCTTCGTCTTCCAATTCGGCCAACTCGTACCGGAGTTGACCTGCCTGGAGAACGTCGCCCTGCCGCTCCGCCTCAACGGCACCAAGCGCAAGGAGGCCGAACGCCAGGCCCGCCACTGGCTGGAGCGACTGGAGGTGGACGGCGTCGCGGGCAAGCGGCCCGGCGAGGTCTCCGGCGGGCAGGGCCAACGGGTCGCGGTGGCCCGCGCGCTCGCCGGCCGGCCGCGGGTGGTCTTCGCCGACGAGCCCACCGGCGCCCTGGACTCCCTCAACGGCGAGCGCGTCATGGGCCTGTTGACCGATGCCGCGCGGGAGAGCAACGCGGCCGTGGTGCTGGTCACCCACGAGGCCCGGGTCGCCGCGTACGCCGACCGCGAGGTCGTGGTGCGGGACGGCATCGCGCGGGAGATGGCGGGCACGGCATGA
- a CDS encoding FtsX-like permease family protein — protein sequence MSTDTTNAARGPRAWARDLVMGMRFAVGGGREGWIRTLLTAVGVGLGVTLLLTAASIPTIAAERSERREAQAPAQLGRATPPSASTLLVGDVHTTYRTQAVRGELLRPDGPKAPAPPGVAALPGPNEMVVSPALRELLRSPEGALLRERLPYKDVGLIAQSGLVGPADLTFYAGSDTLTEANGGHRIPGFGIAPTSDPLDPKLLALIIVAFVVLLMPVAIFIGTAVRFGGEQRDRRLAALRLIGADARMTRRTAAGEALFGALCGLLVGAGMFLGARQLASGITVWDISAFPSDLTPAPWLTALIALAVPLAAVLVTLLSLRRVTIEPLGVVRSGADRRRRLWWRLPFLLAGVALLIANGKLNSPGGGVNPYLVGGGAAVFLLGVTLVLPWAVDAVVGRLRRGTVPWQLAVRRLQLSPGAAARSVSGITVAVAGAIALQLLFSAVQGDFMKVTGQDPTRAQLQASLPAHDIGTIRTAQKMFQETEGVRGVVATIDSNASRPGPQRKGEPFVPITQLVYGDCASLAEMARLGSCKDGDVFVVRDHTGQVDTDYITQTARPGATVDLIVHNEQGPPVAPRLWTVPKTARTVDSRPDPMGRSSFGLFVTPGALDGTSLEDPQGVVQLKVDPTVPDAVEHVRNTAARINPVMGIHTLQNVERDSHFTSVRTWLLVASTATLALIAASMLVTMLEQLRERRRLLSVLVAFGTRRATLAWSVLWQTALPVLLGLALALAGGCGLGLSLLRMAGKTTFDGSVLWAPVATGAALVLLVTALSLPPLWRMMRPDGLRTE from the coding sequence ATGAGCACCGACACGACGAACGCCGCGCGCGGGCCGCGCGCCTGGGCCCGGGACCTCGTCATGGGCATGCGCTTCGCGGTCGGCGGCGGGCGCGAGGGGTGGATCCGCACCCTGTTGACCGCGGTCGGCGTGGGGCTGGGCGTGACGCTGCTGCTCACCGCGGCGTCCATCCCCACCATCGCCGCGGAGCGGAGCGAGCGCCGGGAGGCCCAGGCCCCGGCGCAGCTCGGCCGGGCCACGCCGCCGAGCGCGTCCACGCTGCTCGTCGGCGACGTGCACACGACGTACCGGACCCAGGCCGTCAGGGGCGAACTCCTGCGCCCGGACGGCCCGAAGGCGCCCGCCCCGCCGGGGGTGGCCGCCCTGCCCGGGCCGAACGAGATGGTGGTCTCCCCCGCGCTGCGCGAGCTGCTGCGCTCACCGGAGGGCGCGCTGCTGCGCGAGCGGCTGCCGTACAAGGACGTCGGCCTGATCGCGCAGAGCGGCCTGGTCGGCCCCGCCGACCTCACCTTCTACGCCGGCAGCGACACCCTGACCGAGGCCAACGGCGGCCACCGGATCCCCGGCTTCGGCATCGCGCCCACCAGCGATCCGCTGGACCCCAAGCTGCTGGCGCTGATCATCGTGGCGTTCGTGGTGCTGCTGATGCCGGTGGCGATCTTCATCGGCACCGCGGTCCGGTTCGGCGGGGAGCAGCGCGACCGCCGGTTGGCCGCCCTGCGGCTGATCGGCGCGGACGCCCGGATGACCCGGCGGACCGCGGCCGGCGAGGCGCTCTTCGGGGCACTGTGCGGCCTGTTGGTGGGGGCCGGGATGTTCCTGGGCGCCCGGCAACTGGCCTCCGGGATCACCGTCTGGGACATCTCCGCCTTCCCCTCCGACCTGACCCCGGCCCCGTGGCTGACCGCGTTGATCGCGCTCGCGGTGCCGCTGGCCGCCGTCCTCGTCACGCTGCTGTCGCTGCGCCGGGTGACCATCGAGCCGCTGGGCGTCGTCCGCAGCGGCGCGGACCGCCGGCGCCGGCTGTGGTGGCGGCTGCCGTTCCTGCTGGCCGGCGTGGCGCTGCTGATCGCCAACGGCAAGCTCAACTCCCCCGGCGGCGGCGTCAATCCGTACCTCGTCGGCGGCGGCGCCGCGGTGTTCCTGCTCGGGGTGACGCTGGTGCTGCCCTGGGCCGTGGACGCGGTGGTGGGCCGGCTGCGTCGCGGGACGGTGCCCTGGCAGCTCGCGGTGCGGCGGCTCCAGCTCAGCCCGGGCGCGGCCGCCCGCTCGGTCAGCGGGATCACCGTCGCGGTCGCCGGCGCGATCGCGCTCCAACTGCTCTTCTCCGCGGTGCAGGGCGACTTCATGAAGGTCACCGGACAGGACCCGACGCGGGCGCAGTTGCAGGCGTCGCTGCCCGCGCACGACATCGGCACGATCCGCACGGCGCAGAAGATGTTCCAGGAGACCGAGGGCGTCCGCGGCGTCGTCGCCACCATCGACTCCAACGCGTCCCGGCCCGGCCCGCAGCGCAAGGGCGAGCCGTTCGTCCCGATCACCCAGCTCGTCTACGGCGACTGCGCCAGCCTGGCCGAGATGGCCCGCCTGGGCTCCTGCAAGGACGGCGACGTCTTCGTCGTCCGGGACCACACCGGCCAGGTCGACACCGACTACATCACCCAGACCGCCCGACCCGGCGCCACGGTGGACCTCATCGTGCACAACGAGCAGGGGCCGCCCGTCGCGCCCCGGCTGTGGACCGTCCCGAAGACGGCCCGCACGGTCGACTCCCGCCCGGACCCGATGGGCCGGTCCTCCTTCGGCCTCTTCGTCACCCCCGGCGCCCTGGACGGCACGTCGCTGGAGGACCCGCAGGGCGTCGTCCAGCTCAAGGTCGACCCGACCGTCCCGGACGCCGTCGAGCACGTCCGGAACACCGCGGCCCGGATCAACCCCGTGATGGGCATCCACACGCTGCAGAACGTCGAGCGCGACTCCCACTTCACCAGCGTGCGCACCTGGCTGCTGGTCGCCTCCACCGCGACCCTGGCGCTGATCGCCGCCAGCATGCTGGTGACGATGCTGGAGCAACTGCGCGAGCGCCGCAGGCTGCTGTCCGTCCTGGTCGCCTTCGGGACCCGGCGGGCCACGCTGGCCTGGTCAGTGCTGTGGCAGACCGCCCTCCCGGTGCTCCTGGGGCTGGCCCTGGCGCTGGCCGGCGGCTGCGGGCTGGGCCTGTCGCTGCTGCGGATGGCCGGGAAGACCACGTTCGACGGGTCGGTGCTCTGGGCGCCGGTCGCCACCGGGGCGGCGCTGGTCCTGCTGGTGACGGCGCTCAGCCTGCCGCCGCTGTGGCGGATGATGCGGCCCGACGGGCTGCGCACGGAGTGA
- a CDS encoding PadR family transcriptional regulator, which yields MSIGHTLLGLLESGPRHGYDLKRAFDEHFGQDRPLHYGQVYSTMSRLLKNGLVEVDGVEAGAGPERKRYAITDAGITDVAQWLARPEKPEPYLQSTLYTKVVLALLTERDAAELLDTQRTEHLRLMRGLTERKRSGDLADQLICDHALFHLEADLRWLELTAARLDKLAEAVR from the coding sequence ATGTCAATCGGTCATACGCTGCTGGGCCTTCTGGAGTCCGGCCCCCGCCATGGCTACGACCTCAAGCGGGCCTTCGACGAGCACTTCGGGCAGGACCGCCCGCTGCACTACGGGCAGGTCTACTCGACCATGTCCCGGCTGCTCAAGAACGGTCTGGTCGAGGTCGACGGCGTGGAGGCCGGGGCCGGCCCGGAGCGCAAGCGGTACGCCATCACCGACGCCGGGATCACCGACGTCGCCCAGTGGCTGGCCCGACCGGAGAAGCCCGAGCCGTACCTCCAGTCGACCCTCTACACCAAGGTCGTGCTCGCCCTGCTGACCGAGCGGGACGCGGCCGAGCTGCTCGACACCCAGCGCACCGAGCACCTGCGGCTGATGCGCGGCCTGACCGAGCGCAAGCGCTCCGGCGACCTCGCCGACCAACTGATCTGCGACCACGCGCTGTTCCACCTGGAGGCGGACCTGCGCTGGCTGGAGTTGACCGCCGCCCGCCTGGACAAGCTGGCCGAGGCGGTCAGATGA
- a CDS encoding ABC transporter ATP-binding protein produces the protein MTPEGSLLAAEGLSKAYGPTPALDGVDFSVHPGEVVAVMGPSGSGKSTLLHCLAGIVRPDSGTVRYGPHTLTDLGDAQRSALRRTDFGFVFQFGQLVPELTCLENVALPLRLNGTKRKEAERQARHWLERLEVEGVGRQRPGEISGGQGQRVAVARALATTPRVLFADEPTGALDSLNGERVMGLLTDAARDTNAAVVLVTHEARVAAYSDREIVVRDGRVKDLAGPV, from the coding sequence ATGACGCCCGAGGGATCCCTGCTCGCCGCGGAGGGCCTCAGCAAGGCGTACGGGCCGACGCCCGCGCTCGACGGCGTGGACTTCTCCGTCCATCCCGGCGAGGTCGTCGCCGTCATGGGCCCCTCAGGCTCCGGCAAGTCGACCCTGCTGCACTGCCTCGCCGGCATCGTCCGCCCGGACTCCGGCACCGTCCGCTACGGCCCGCACACCCTCACCGACCTCGGCGACGCCCAGCGCAGCGCCCTGCGCCGCACCGACTTCGGCTTCGTCTTCCAATTCGGCCAACTCGTACCGGAGTTGACCTGCCTGGAGAACGTCGCCCTGCCGCTCCGCCTCAACGGCACCAAGCGCAAGGAGGCCGAACGCCAGGCCCGCCACTGGCTGGAACGCCTGGAGGTCGAGGGCGTGGGCCGGCAGCGGCCCGGCGAGATCTCCGGCGGCCAGGGCCAGCGGGTGGCGGTCGCCCGCGCGCTCGCCACCACCCCCCGCGTGCTCTTCGCCGACGAGCCCACCGGCGCCCTGGACTCCCTCAACGGCGAGCGCGTCATGGGCCTGCTCACCGACGCCGCCCGGGACACCAACGCGGCCGTGGTGCTGGTCACCCACGAGGCCCGGGTCGCCGCCTACTCCGACCGGGAGATCGTCGTCCGCGACGGCCGGGTGAAGGACCTGGCGGGCCCCGTATGA